The Oncorhynchus masou masou isolate Uvic2021 chromosome 8, UVic_Omas_1.1, whole genome shotgun sequence genome has a window encoding:
- the wdr55 gene encoding WD repeat-containing protein 55 codes for MAWLTSTECIMAASLEVGAISIMTGSDDLKTEDTGDESVEDTKDDLKKDQGSEEDEPAEEPREPRIRETPEDIKLDAIVNTLAFHPKQDIFAAGDIDGDIYVYSYSCTEGESKELWSSGHHLKSCREVAFSHDGQKLFSVSKDKSVHLMDVEGGKLVTRIAKAHSVPINALLLVDENVLATGDDGGTLKVWDMRKGTSFMDLKHHDDYISGIAIDQAKRMLLTSSGDGTMGVFNIKRRRFELLSEFQSGDLTSVAIMKRGKKVVCGSSEGTMYIFNWNGFGATSDRFAVKAESVDCIVPITDSILCAASMDGVIRAINLLPNRVLGCIGQHVGEPIEQIARSRDSRFLASCAHDQMIKFWDISSLRDMTVSDYRKRKKKDGNLKSLSKKAYGGGDDFFSGLMEDTEAKQEEKEEDEGDSDSDSD; via the exons ATGGCTTGGTTGACGTCTACAGAATGCATAATGGCGGCTTCCTTG GAAGTCGGGGCTATTTCGATAATGACTGGTTCTGATGATTTGAAAACAGAAGATACCGGG GACGAGTCGGTAGAGGACACAAAAGATGATTTGAAAAAAGATCAAGGTTCTGAG GAAGACGAACCGGCAGAGGAACCAAGAGAGCCAAGGATTCGTGAAACGCCAGAGGACATCAAACTCGACGCAATTGTCAACACATTGGCCTTCCATCCGAAACAAGATATTTTTGCTGCCGGGGATATTGACGGTGATATTTACGT ATACTCCTACTCATGCACAGAGGGGGAGAGCAAGGAGCTATGGTCGTCTGGACATCACCTCAAGTCCTGCAGGGAAGTTGCTTTCTCTCATGATGGACAGA AACTGTTCAGCGTTTCCAAAGACAAGTCAGTCCATCTCATGGATGTGGAAGGGGGGAAACTCGTCACACGCATCGCCAAAGCCCACAG TGTCCCAATCAATGCACTGCTGCTGGTGGATGAGAATGTGCTCGCCACCGGGGATGATGGGGGGACACTGAAGGTTTGGGACATGAGGAAGGGCACATCGTTCATGGACCTGAAGCATCATGATGACTATATCAGCGGCATTGCTATTGACCAGGCCAAGAGAATGCTTCTCACCTCCAG TGGTGATGGGACGATGGGGGTCTTTAACATCAAGAGGCGGCGATTTGAGCTCCTTTCAGAGTTCCAGAGTGGGGACCTTACCTCGGTGGCCATTATGAAA CGGGGTAAGAAGGTGGTGTGTGGCTCCAGTGAAGGGACTATGTACATCTTCAACTGGAACGGCTTTGGAGCCACCAGTGACCGCTTCGCTGTGAAGGCAGAATCCGTGGACTGCATTGTTCCCATTACAGACAGTATACTGTGCGCTGCCTCCATGGATGGAGTTATACG TGCCATAAACCTCCTGCCCAATCGGGTACTGGGCTGCATAGGGCAGCATGTTGGGGAGCCTATTGAGCAAATTGCCCGCTCTCGCGACTCACGTTTCCTGGCGAGCTGTGCCCATGACCAGATGATCAAGTTCTGGGACATTTCAAGTCTCCGCGACATGACAGTCAGTGACTAccggaagaggaagaagaaagatGGAAACCTCAAGTCACTCAGCAAGAAAGCCTATGGGGGTGGGGATGACTTCTTTTCTGGACTGATGGAAGACACTGAGGCAAAacaggaagagaaagaagaggatgAAGGAGACAGTGACAGCGACAGTGATTAA
- the LOC135544172 gene encoding pre-mRNA 3'-end-processing factor FIP1-like isoform X2 — protein MATELTISESAVPLSEPHQVEDEEHWLYGGENTKKQNAPEGLPGPGDSLQLTSMGNTLQLTSMGNTEEKDAASQEAKGTEGEEEEDSDSDDEDDVKVTIGNIKTGAPSYMGTGMNLSLKPARCYASAAAIKLQPKGIDIETLGAFNGAPVVEVEMDIFEDKPWRKPGADLSDYFNYGFNEETWKGYCERQRRLQLGLEPSAPLSFENKITQGRATTLEKDTEPSSIKPDYKPDFPPASVLALAANRLKAGPPPNRKLGGTIDVIGGQTGAIRRVEGRRREMQEQNPIQVLGDHGNKVQPLVPPAGPPLPLPMGMPPPHFLHPPPPVSGMPPPLHPPGMPPPSITGLFLPPLAPPPTLMMPPVDSSRAPLPFGYNSGESSFISYPPVSSSHMPWGSVLEKGGEDRGRGHWEYQGSHRERDRDQERGHTPTTSEYNEDDRYHYYSHDRESEREFEHSYLHVHDSSGGRSREREEHQRDRRHRDKEESGKHKSSKRKQHDDEGEGHRRHKHKKSKRSKEDKDVPEDMLGRGEEHKD, from the exons ATGGCTACTGAGTTGACCATTTCAGAATCAGCAGTCCCGTTGAGTGAGCCCCATCAAGTTGAAGACGAAGAGCATTGGCTGTATGGGG GGGAAAACACCAAGAAACAAAATGCCCCCGAGGGTTTGCCTGG GCCTGGTGACTCCCTTCAGCTGACTTCAATGGGCAATACCCTTCAGCTGACTTCAATGGGCAATACCGAAGAGAAGGATGCTGCATCACAG GAAGCCAAAGGTACTgaaggtgaagaggaggaggacagtgaCAGTGATGATGAGGATGACGTCAAGGTCACCATTGGTAACATCAAAACTGGTGCACCTTCCTACAT GGGAACGGGCATGAACCTGAGCTTGAAACCAGCTCGTTGCTATGCCTCAGCAGCAGCCA TTAAGCTGCAGCCCAAAGGGATAGATATAGAGACACTAGGGGCCTTCAATGGTGCACCAGTTGTGGAGGTGGAAATGGACATCTTTGAGGACAAACCATGGAGAAAGCCAG GTGCCGACCTCTCAGACTACTTCAACTATGGTTTTAATGAGGAAACGTGGAAGGGATACTGTGAGAGACAGCGCAGACTACAGCTTGGCCTGGAGCCCAGTGCTCCTCTCAGTTTTGAAAACAAGATAACA CAGGGAAGGGCAACCACTTTAGAAAAGGATACAGAACCGTCTTCCATCAAGCCTGATTACAAGCCAGACTTTCCCCCTGCTTCAGTCCTGGCCCTCGCTGCCAACAGACTGAAGGCAGGACCCCCACCTAACAG GAAATTGGGTGGAACTATTGATGTGATTGGTGGACAGACAGGAGCCATTCGCCGGGTTGAAGGCCGAAGGAGGGAAATGCAGGAACAGAATCCTATCCAG GTGCTCGGAGACCATGGTAACAAGGTACAACCCTTGGTTCCACCAGCaggacctcctcttcctcttccaatGGGTATGCCCCCACCACACTTCCTGCATCCTCCTCCACCAGTATCTGGTATGCCCCCACCTCTTCACCCCCCAG GTATGCCCCCACCTTCCATTACAG GCCTGTTCCTACCTCCCCTTGCTCCTCCCCCTACCTTGATGATGCCACCTGTGGATAG CAGTAGAGCCCCTCTTCCTTTTGGATACAACAGTGGAG AGTCAAGCTTCATTAGCTACCCTCCAGTTTCATCATCACACATGCCTTGGGGCTCTGTGCTGGAGAAGGGGGGGGAAGACAGAGGACGAGGGCATTGGGAGTACCAAGGAAgtcatagagaaagagacagagatcaaGAGAGAGGTCATACTCCAACCACCAGCGAATATAA TGAGGATGACCGTTACCACTACTACAGCCATGAtcgagagagtgagcgagaatTTGAGCACAGTTACCTTCATGTTCACGACAGCAGCGGTGGGcgtagcagggagagggaggagcatcAGCGAGACAGACGCCATCGTGACAAGGAGGAGAGTGGTAAACACAAGTCTTCCAAACG CAAACAGCATGATGATGAGGGGGAGGGGCATCGCAGACACAAGCACAAGAAAAGCAAACGCAGCAAAGAGGACAAGGATGTCCCAGAGGATATGTTGGGGCGTGGGGAAGAGCACAAGGACTGA
- the LOC135544172 gene encoding pre-mRNA 3'-end-processing factor FIP1-like isoform X1 — MATELTISESAVPLSEPHQVEDEEHWLYGGENTKKQNAPEGLPGPGDSLQLTSMGNTLQLTSMGNTEEKDAASQEAKGTEGEEEEDSDSDDEDDVKVTIGNIKTGAPSYMGTGMNLSLKPARCYASAAAIKLQPKGIDIETLGAFNGAPVVEVEMDIFEDKPWRKPGADLSDYFNYGFNEETWKGYCERQRRLQLGLEPSAPLSFENKITVQQGRATTLEKDTEPSSIKPDYKPDFPPASVLALAANRLKAGPPPNRKLGGTIDVIGGQTGAIRRVEGRRREMQEQNPIQVLGDHGNKVQPLVPPAGPPLPLPMGMPPPHFLHPPPPVSGMPPPLHPPGMPPPSITGLFLPPLAPPPTLMMPPVDSSRAPLPFGYNSGESSFISYPPVSSSHMPWGSVLEKGGEDRGRGHWEYQGSHRERDRDQERGHTPTTSEYNEDDRYHYYSHDRESEREFEHSYLHVHDSSGGRSREREEHQRDRRHRDKEESGKHKSSKRKQHDDEGEGHRRHKHKKSKRSKEDKDVPEDMLGRGEEHKD; from the exons ATGGCTACTGAGTTGACCATTTCAGAATCAGCAGTCCCGTTGAGTGAGCCCCATCAAGTTGAAGACGAAGAGCATTGGCTGTATGGGG GGGAAAACACCAAGAAACAAAATGCCCCCGAGGGTTTGCCTGG GCCTGGTGACTCCCTTCAGCTGACTTCAATGGGCAATACCCTTCAGCTGACTTCAATGGGCAATACCGAAGAGAAGGATGCTGCATCACAG GAAGCCAAAGGTACTgaaggtgaagaggaggaggacagtgaCAGTGATGATGAGGATGACGTCAAGGTCACCATTGGTAACATCAAAACTGGTGCACCTTCCTACAT GGGAACGGGCATGAACCTGAGCTTGAAACCAGCTCGTTGCTATGCCTCAGCAGCAGCCA TTAAGCTGCAGCCCAAAGGGATAGATATAGAGACACTAGGGGCCTTCAATGGTGCACCAGTTGTGGAGGTGGAAATGGACATCTTTGAGGACAAACCATGGAGAAAGCCAG GTGCCGACCTCTCAGACTACTTCAACTATGGTTTTAATGAGGAAACGTGGAAGGGATACTGTGAGAGACAGCGCAGACTACAGCTTGGCCTGGAGCCCAGTGCTCCTCTCAGTTTTGAAAACAAGATAACA GTTCAGCAGGGAAGGGCAACCACTTTAGAAAAGGATACAGAACCGTCTTCCATCAAGCCTGATTACAAGCCAGACTTTCCCCCTGCTTCAGTCCTGGCCCTCGCTGCCAACAGACTGAAGGCAGGACCCCCACCTAACAG GAAATTGGGTGGAACTATTGATGTGATTGGTGGACAGACAGGAGCCATTCGCCGGGTTGAAGGCCGAAGGAGGGAAATGCAGGAACAGAATCCTATCCAG GTGCTCGGAGACCATGGTAACAAGGTACAACCCTTGGTTCCACCAGCaggacctcctcttcctcttccaatGGGTATGCCCCCACCACACTTCCTGCATCCTCCTCCACCAGTATCTGGTATGCCCCCACCTCTTCACCCCCCAG GTATGCCCCCACCTTCCATTACAG GCCTGTTCCTACCTCCCCTTGCTCCTCCCCCTACCTTGATGATGCCACCTGTGGATAG CAGTAGAGCCCCTCTTCCTTTTGGATACAACAGTGGAG AGTCAAGCTTCATTAGCTACCCTCCAGTTTCATCATCACACATGCCTTGGGGCTCTGTGCTGGAGAAGGGGGGGGAAGACAGAGGACGAGGGCATTGGGAGTACCAAGGAAgtcatagagaaagagacagagatcaaGAGAGAGGTCATACTCCAACCACCAGCGAATATAA TGAGGATGACCGTTACCACTACTACAGCCATGAtcgagagagtgagcgagaatTTGAGCACAGTTACCTTCATGTTCACGACAGCAGCGGTGGGcgtagcagggagagggaggagcatcAGCGAGACAGACGCCATCGTGACAAGGAGGAGAGTGGTAAACACAAGTCTTCCAAACG CAAACAGCATGATGATGAGGGGGAGGGGCATCGCAGACACAAGCACAAGAAAAGCAAACGCAGCAAAGAGGACAAGGATGTCCCAGAGGATATGTTGGGGCGTGGGGAAGAGCACAAGGACTGA
- the LOC135544172 gene encoding pre-mRNA 3'-end-processing factor FIP1-like isoform X3, giving the protein MASSRMEDRDTHCQPQAAHQNNLRSKGGENTKKQNAPEGLPGPGDSLQLTSMGNTLQLTSMGNTEEKDAASQEAKGTEGEEEEDSDSDDEDDVKVTIGNIKTGAPSYMGTGMNLSLKPARCYASAAAIKLQPKGIDIETLGAFNGAPVVEVEMDIFEDKPWRKPGADLSDYFNYGFNEETWKGYCERQRRLQLGLEPSAPLSFENKITVQQGRATTLEKDTEPSSIKPDYKPDFPPASVLALAANRLKAGPPPNRKLGGTIDVIGGQTGAIRRVEGRRREMQEQNPIQVLGDHGNKVQPLVPPAGPPLPLPMGMPPPHFLHPPPPVSGMPPPLHPPGMPPPSITGLFLPPLAPPPTLMMPPVDSSRAPLPFGYNSGESSFISYPPVSSSHMPWGSVLEKGGEDRGRGHWEYQGSHRERDRDQERGHTPTTSEYNEDDRYHYYSHDRESEREFEHSYLHVHDSSGGRSREREEHQRDRRHRDKEESGKHKSSKRKQHDDEGEGHRRHKHKKSKRSKEDKDVPEDMLGRGEEHKD; this is encoded by the exons GGGAAAACACCAAGAAACAAAATGCCCCCGAGGGTTTGCCTGG GCCTGGTGACTCCCTTCAGCTGACTTCAATGGGCAATACCCTTCAGCTGACTTCAATGGGCAATACCGAAGAGAAGGATGCTGCATCACAG GAAGCCAAAGGTACTgaaggtgaagaggaggaggacagtgaCAGTGATGATGAGGATGACGTCAAGGTCACCATTGGTAACATCAAAACTGGTGCACCTTCCTACAT GGGAACGGGCATGAACCTGAGCTTGAAACCAGCTCGTTGCTATGCCTCAGCAGCAGCCA TTAAGCTGCAGCCCAAAGGGATAGATATAGAGACACTAGGGGCCTTCAATGGTGCACCAGTTGTGGAGGTGGAAATGGACATCTTTGAGGACAAACCATGGAGAAAGCCAG GTGCCGACCTCTCAGACTACTTCAACTATGGTTTTAATGAGGAAACGTGGAAGGGATACTGTGAGAGACAGCGCAGACTACAGCTTGGCCTGGAGCCCAGTGCTCCTCTCAGTTTTGAAAACAAGATAACA GTTCAGCAGGGAAGGGCAACCACTTTAGAAAAGGATACAGAACCGTCTTCCATCAAGCCTGATTACAAGCCAGACTTTCCCCCTGCTTCAGTCCTGGCCCTCGCTGCCAACAGACTGAAGGCAGGACCCCCACCTAACAG GAAATTGGGTGGAACTATTGATGTGATTGGTGGACAGACAGGAGCCATTCGCCGGGTTGAAGGCCGAAGGAGGGAAATGCAGGAACAGAATCCTATCCAG GTGCTCGGAGACCATGGTAACAAGGTACAACCCTTGGTTCCACCAGCaggacctcctcttcctcttccaatGGGTATGCCCCCACCACACTTCCTGCATCCTCCTCCACCAGTATCTGGTATGCCCCCACCTCTTCACCCCCCAG GTATGCCCCCACCTTCCATTACAG GCCTGTTCCTACCTCCCCTTGCTCCTCCCCCTACCTTGATGATGCCACCTGTGGATAG CAGTAGAGCCCCTCTTCCTTTTGGATACAACAGTGGAG AGTCAAGCTTCATTAGCTACCCTCCAGTTTCATCATCACACATGCCTTGGGGCTCTGTGCTGGAGAAGGGGGGGGAAGACAGAGGACGAGGGCATTGGGAGTACCAAGGAAgtcatagagaaagagacagagatcaaGAGAGAGGTCATACTCCAACCACCAGCGAATATAA TGAGGATGACCGTTACCACTACTACAGCCATGAtcgagagagtgagcgagaatTTGAGCACAGTTACCTTCATGTTCACGACAGCAGCGGTGGGcgtagcagggagagggaggagcatcAGCGAGACAGACGCCATCGTGACAAGGAGGAGAGTGGTAAACACAAGTCTTCCAAACG CAAACAGCATGATGATGAGGGGGAGGGGCATCGCAGACACAAGCACAAGAAAAGCAAACGCAGCAAAGAGGACAAGGATGTCCCAGAGGATATGTTGGGGCGTGGGGAAGAGCACAAGGACTGA
- the si:dkey-251i10.1 gene encoding ADP/ATP translocase 2, whose protein sequence is MNETAVSFAKDFLAGGISAAISKTAVAPIERVKLLLQVQHASKQISKEMQYKGIIDCVTRIPKEQGFLAFWRGNLANVIRYFPTQALNFAFKDKYKSVFLDGVDKRKQFWRYFAGNLASGGAAGATSLCFVYPLDFARTRLGADVGKAGAREYNGLADCLAKTFRSDGMRGLYQGFAVSVQGIIIYRASYFGIYDTAKGMLPDSKNTSILVSWAIAQSVTAVAGLTSYPFDTVRRRMMMQSGRKGADIMYSGTIDCWKKIARDEGGKAFFKGAWSNVLRGMGGAFVLVLYDELKKVL, encoded by the exons ATGAATGAGACCGCAGTTTCATTTGCCAAGGATTTCTTGGCTGGTGGCATCTCCGCTGCCATCTCCAAAACGGCGGTTGCGCCCATCGAGAGAGTCAAGCTTCTCCTTCAG GTCCAACATGCCAGCAAGCAGATCAGCAAAGAAATGCAGTACAAGGGTATCATAGATTGTGTTACCCGCATTCCAAAGGAGCAGGGCTTCCTTGCCTTCTGGAGAGGTAACCTGGCTAATGTCATCAGATACTTCCCCACCCAGGCCCTCAACTTTGCTTTCAAAGACAAGTACAAGAGTGTCTTCCTTGACGGTGTAGACAAGCGAAAGCAGTTCTGGAGGTACTTCGCTGGCAACCTGGCCTCTGGTGGTGCTGCAGGAGCCACCTCCCTTTGCTTTGTCTACCCTCTTGATTTCGCCAGAACTCGTCTGGGAGCTGATGTCGGAAAAGCTGGTGCGAGGGAGTACAACGGTCTGGCAGATTGCTTGGCGAAGACGTTCAGGTCTGACGGTATGAGGGGTCTGTACCAGGGCTTCGCAGTGTCTGTCCAGGGCATCATCATCTACAGAGCTTCATACTTCGGAATTTATGACACAGCTAAAG GTATGCTGCCAGACTCCAAGAACACTTCCATCTTAGTGAGCTGGGCAATCGCTCAGTCTGTAACTGCTGTTGCCGGCCTGACCTCCTACCCCTTCGACACTGTCCGTCGTCGTATGATGATGCAGTCTGGCCGTAAAGGAG CTGATATCATGTACTCTGGTACCATTGACTGCTGGAAGAAGATCGCTCGTGATGAGGGTGGCAAGGCCTTCTTCAAAGGAGCTTGGTCCAATGTTCTCAGAGGCATGGGTGGTGCCTTTGTGCTGGTCTTGTACGATGAGCTAAAGAAAGTCCTTTAA